The Buchnera aphidicola (Brachycaudus cardui) genomic sequence GAATAAAAGCTTCTCGAACAGAAATAGAAATATCCGCATCTAAAGTAAATTTTTCACGATCCCAATCAACAGAAACACCTAAACGCCTCATTTGTTGAGTAACAATACTATTGTATTTTTTCTTCCAAATCCAAATTTTTTTAATAAAATCATCTCTACTATAATCTTTTTTAGTTTTTTTTTCTTCTAAAAATATTTGACGTTCAACTAACAATTGTGTTGCTATTCCAGCATGATCAGTACCAACTTGCCATAATGTATTTTTGCCTTGCATTCGATGATAACGAACTAATATATCCATAATTGTTTGTTGAAATGCATGACCCATATGTAAACTTCCTGTAATATTAGGAGGAGGCATCATAATACAAAAAGAAGGTTTTTTTATATTATTGGGTTTAAAATACCCATTTTTTTCCCAAAAATTATATAAAAATTCTTCAATATTTTTAGGATTATAAATTTTTTCCATTTTCTTTAACTATTTTATTAATAAAAAGGCGATATTGCCATATGACGAAAATAATATATAATAAACTTATTTTATATATAATTAAATAAACTCAAGAACTAGTGATTTTTGACCTGATTCAACAAGAATTGACATAAAAGTTCAACAGGACGACCTGTAGCTCCTTTATTACTAGATTGCCATGCAGTTCCAGCAATATCTAAATGTGCCCAATGATATTTTTCTGTAAAATAAGAAAGAAAACATGCTGCAGTTATAGCACCAGCTTTACTTGTTCCTATATTAGAAATATTTGCAATAGAAGAATTTAATCCTTTTTTATATTCTGTAAACAATGGTAAACGCCATATTTTATCATCTGTTTCTTTTGAAGCACGATTTAATTCTTCTGAAAGATCTTCATTATTAGTAAAAAACCCACTGATAGATTCACCTAATGCTGTAACACATGCTCCAGTTAACGTAGCAATATCAATTACTATACTTGGAGAAAAACGTTCTACATATGTTAATGAATCACATAAAACTAAACGTCCTTCAGCATCAGTATTTAATATTTCTACTGTTTGACCCGACATGGTAGTTAAAACATCGCCAGGTCTAAAAGCATTACTTCCTAACATATTCTCACAACCAGATAAAATTCCTATTACATTTAAAGGTAAATTGAGTTCGGCAACCATAATTAAAGCTCCATATACTGCTGCTGCACCACACATATCATATTTCATTTCATGCATATTATATGAAGGTTTTATAGATATGCCTCCTGAATCAAAAGTTAAACCTTTTCCTACTAAAGCAATAACTGGATTATTATTAACATTTCTAGAATATTTTATTACTGACATAAATGGTTTGTTTTTTGCTCCACTTCCTACAGATACATATGCATTCATTCCTAAATTTTTCATTTCCTCGATGTCAATTATTTCAACTGTAATTGTCTCTTTATATTTTTTAGAAAGTTTTTGTGCTGTATAAGATAAGTATAAAGGATTGCAAATATTAGGTGGTAAATTACTGATATTTTTTGCAGCTGTAATTCCACAATCAATTGCCAAAGCATGTTTCAAAGCTATTTTTGCTGTAGGTAAATCATTTTTTTCAAAAAAATTAAAGCTAATAATGTCTAAATCAAAAATTTTTTTATATAAATCATTAATTTTTACAATTTTATATAAAATTTCTTTTATAGAAAGTATTATAAATCTAGTAGTCCAATATACATTGGATGTAACATTAATATTCATTTCAGTAAAAGAATAAATTACATTTTTGATAGATATCTGCTTTATCATTTTTATAGTTTTTTTTAATATCTTCTTTATATTAGATTTTTTTATTTGATTTTTTTTTCCACAACCAACTAATAATATTCTATTACAAACAATATTAGGTACGTTGTATAATATAAGAATATCTCCTATTTTTCCCTTCATATCACCTAATTTTAATAAAGATGTGATATGTCCATTACTACATTTATCTAAATAATGTGCAGAATGAGAAAGTTGACATGAATCAAAAATATTTACTATTATACAATCAGTTTGTTCTTTATCTAAATTGCAGTTTTTCATAAGAAATTTCATTATATTCACTCTTTTATAAGATAATAAAACTAGCAACTATATTTTATAATATAGTAAGATAAGTGTTTTTAATAATTATATTATTGTATATTTATATTAAATATATGAAGACTAATTAATAAAAAATATATTTTAAACTTAATAAAAATATTACAATATAAAAAAATATTATATACTATAATATTTATTATCTCATTTTAATATTTATTAAAATATATTTTTAATTAAACACACTGAGACTTAATATGAATGATCTTTACCAACGTGATTGTTTAAGACTATTAGATTTTACTACTGAAGAATTAAAAAAAATTATTGCTTTAGCACAAAAATTAAAAAATAATAAAAAAAATAATCAAGAAATTCCACTTCTTAAAAAAAAAAATATTGCTTTAATTTTTGAAAAAGAATCCACACGCACAAGATGTTCTTTTGAAGTGGCTGCATTCGATCAGGGAGCTAATGTTACATATCTTGGACCAGGAAGCACACACTTAGGCAAAAAAGAATCTATTCAAGATACAGCTAAAGTTCTTGGACGTTTATATGATGGTATTCAGTATCGAGGTCATCATCATAAAACAATAGAAGTTTTAGCAAAATACTCACAAGCACCAGTATGGAATGGTTTAACTGAAAAATTTCATCCAACACAATTACTTGCTGATTTACTAACTATAAAAGAAATTTTTCCAAATAAAAAATTTCACGAAATAAAATGCGCATATGTTGGAGATACGCGTAATAATATGGGAAATAGCTTATTAGAAGCCGCTTCATTAGTAGGATTGGATTTACGTTTAGTAGCTCCTAAAGAGTGTTGGCCTGAAAAAAATTTACTTACATTTTGTCAGAAACAAGCTCAAAATAAAAAAGGACAAATAATCTGTACTGAAAATATTTCTAATGGTGTAAATAATGTAGATTTTATTTATACTGATGTGTGGGTATCTATGGGAGAATCCGAAGAAACATGGAATACAAGAATTCAATTACTTAGCTCTTATCAAGTTAATCGTTCTATGTTAGATCTTACTAAGAATAATGAAGTAAAAATATTACATTGCCTTCCTGCTTTACATGATCAAAAAACAACAATAGGAAAATCTATATTAAAAAAATATGGATTTGAAAATGGCATGGAAATAACAGATGATATTTTTCAACAACATCAAAATACTATTTTTGAACAAGCAGAAAATAGATTACATACGATAAAAGCAGTTCTTGTATCTAGTCTATTAAAAAATATTAATTTTTAAAAAAATAAAGAAATATGTATATAATATAAAAAAATATTTAATATTTTTATAGGATTTCTATAGTTTATAGTATCTTACTATCCTTTCTAACATTATTAAGGAAAATAAAATTTGAGAAATCCTCTATATAAAAAAAACATAATTTCAATTAATGATCTTCATCGTAATGAATTAGAATTAGTTTTAAAAAAATCTGCAATCCTTAAAAAAACACCACACTCTAATTTATTAAAAAATAAAATTATAGCGAGTTGTTTTTTTGAAGCCTCAACTCGCACGCGTTTATCGTTTGAAACTGCTATGTATCGATTAGGAGCTTCTATAATAGGATTTTCTGATGGAAATAATATTTCTTTAGGAAAGAAAGGAGAAACATTAGCAGACACTATTGCAGTAATTAGTTCTTATGTAGATGCTATTATTATTCGTCATCCACAAGAAGGTTCTGCACGTTTAGCATCAGAATTTTCTAATGGTGTTCCCGTATTTAATGCAGGAGATGGATCTAACCAACATCCTACACAAACATTATTAGATCTATTTACTATTAAAGAAACTCAAAATAGACTGACTGATTTAAATATTGCTATAGTTGGAGACCTTAAATACGGTAGAACCGTACATTCATTAACACAAGCATTAGCAAAATTTAAAAGTAATAAATTCTTTTTTATTTCTCCTGATGCTTTAAAAATGCCTAATTATATTAATGATATGCTGGATAAAAAAGATATTTTTTGGAAAAGGCATAACAATATTGAAGAAATTATATCTGAAATAGATATTCTTTATATGACTCGTGTACAAAAAGAAAGACTTGATTCTACTGAATATGCAAATGCAAAAGCAAAATTTGTATTACATTCTTCAACTTTAAAAAATGCACGTAGTAATTTAAAAATATTACATCCTCTGCCTCGTATAGATGAAATAGATCATGATGTTGATTATACACCTTATGCTTGGTATTTTAAACAAGCAGCAAATGGAATTTATGCACGTCAAGCAATTTTGTCTTTAGTACTAATAGAAAAACATTTAAAATAAACAACAAATGCAAATAAATAAACTTCAAGTTGAAGCCATTAGATCAGGTAGTGTTATTGATCATATACCTGCAAATATTGGTTTTAAATTATTGTCTTTATTCAGATTCACTGAAACAGAAAAACGAATTACAATAGGATTAAATCTCCCTTCTCAAAAATTAGGAAAAAAAGATATTATAAAAATTGAAAATACTTTTCTCAGTGATGATCAAATTAATCAATTGGCAATTTATGCTCCATATGCTACTGTTAATTATATTAATAATTATAATCTTGTAGGGAAAACTTTTCCAAATTTACCTAAAAAAATTGACCGTATTTTAATTTGTCCAAATAGTAATTGTATTAGTCACGATAATTTCATTACCTCTAGTTTTATTTTTCAAAAAGATAAATTTCATAATATAACTTTAAAATGCAAATATTGTGAAAAAGAATTTTCTAAAAATATAGTACTATCATAATAATGATAGTATTATCATAAAATAAAAAAATATCACATATAAAATGGTTGTTAAATATGAAAAATATAATTAATAGTGAACATGCACCTAAACCTATTGGACCGTATTCACAAGCTATTCAAATTAATAATATTCTTATATTATCAGGACAAATACCGATTGATATTATATCTAATAATATCCCAGAAAATATTGCTGAACAAACACATATTGTATTAACAAACATAAAATCTATTTTAATAGCATCACATTTTCACGTAAAAGATATTGTCAAAACTACGATTTTTACGACTGATTTAAAAAACATTAATATTATTAATAAAATTTACATGCAATTTTTTATAGATAATCAATCAGCATTTCCTGCTAGATCTTGTGTAGAAGTTCAAGCTTTACCTAAAAATGTAAAAATAGAAATTGAATCTATAGCATTTAAGAAATAAAATTTATATTAATTAAAATAATATGCATATAAAAAAACTATTTTTAATTATATAAAATTAAAATTAATATGCCGCAAAGCGGCATAAACTTATAACATTAAACACTTTTACGACGGAAAAAAGATGCCTTTGGTTCATTTTTAGAAATACTAGATTTATTTATACGATTTTCAGAAAAACGACGATTATTATGTTTATCTTTATTAAAAACTATACGATTAGATGTTTTAGTGTCGTACAGTCTAGAATCACGTAATAATTTTATATTAATGAGTTTATTTAAAATTTTAGTACGATTAAATTGTTGTAATAAATCTTTAGACATACTTTTAGGTAATTCAATTGTAGAATAAGAGGAAAAAAGTTTAATATTACCAATATGACGACTATTAATATTTCCTTCATTAGCAATTGCCCCGACTATATGACGAACTTCTACACCATCATTACGCCCCACTTCAATACGATATAAATCCATATCTTTATTTTCACGACGCTCACGACGTTGTCGATTGTTACGATTATCTTCACGCCGACGTTCATCCTTAAACAATGAATCTTTAGAAAAACGATTCACTGTATCAGGTTTAATAATTAAAGGACGTTCTCCTTGAGCCATTTTTAATAAAGCAGCTGCTAAAGTTTTTATATCTAAGTCGTCTGTAGAATATAATTTATCTAATAAAGCAGTATATTGTTCTAAATCTCGACTTTCTAATTGTTGCTGAACTTTTTTAGCAAATTGTTCAAGACGTCTTTGAGATAATAATTCAATCTTTGGTAACTGCACTTCTGGAATAGACTGTTTAATAGTGCGTTCTATATTACGTAATAAACGACGCTCACGATTTTCGACAAATAGTAATGCTCGACCCGCTCGACCCGCTCGACCTGTACGACCTATACGATGTACATAAGATTCTGAGTCCATTGGAATATCATAATTGATAACAAAGCTAATACGATCAACATCTAGACCTCGGGCTGCTACATCTGTAGCAATTAAAATATCTAATCGACCATTTTTTAATCTTTCTAAAGTTTGTTCTCGTAGAGCTTGATTCATATCTCCATTTAATGCAGCACTATTATATCCATTACGCTCTAAAGCTTCTGATACTTCTAAAGTTGCATTTTTTGTTCTAACAAAAATAATAGTAGCAGAAAAATCTTCAGCTTCTAAAAAACGGATCAATGCATCAGTTTTTCGACCATATACCATCCAGTAACTTTGTTTAATATCTGGACGTGTAGTAATATTAGATTGTATTTTTATTTCTTGTGGATTTTTCATAAATCTTTTAGAAATACGACGTATTGCTTCTGGCATAGTAGCAGAAAATAATGCAGTTTGATGTTCTTTAGGAATCTGGGCCATAATTGTTTCTACATCTTCGATAAAACCCATACGTAACATTTCATCTGCCTCATCTAAAACTAATCCATGCAAATTAGAAAGTTTAAGAGTTCCTCTTTTTAAATGATCTAATAAACGTCCTGGAGTTCCTACAACAATTTGAGGTCCTTGTCTTAATGAACGTAATTGTAACTCATACCTTTGACCACCGTATAAAGGCAATACATGTACACCAATCATATATTTAGAAAAGTCTGAAAACGCTTCAGCTACTTGAACTGCTAATTCTCTTGTAGGAGCTAATACTAATATTTGAGGGGCTTTTAAATTAATATCAAGATTATGTAATAGAGGCAATGAAAAAGCAGCTGTTTTACCGCTTCCAGTTTGTGCCATACCTAGTACATCACGTCCTTCTAAAAGCAAAGGAATACACGCTGCTTGAATAGGAGAAGGTTTAACATATCCCATTTCAGTCAAAGACTGAATAATAAAAGGATTTAAACCAAGAAAAGAAAATGTGCTTTCAATATGAGTCATGCAGTAGATATGCCTTTTAAGTTACCGTGGCCAGTCTACATAGCTCATTATGAAAATATTGATTTATTCTCATTGAAAAGTGTGAACCGGCTCAAATTAAATGATTTAATAAATACAAAATCAAATTTTTAAAAAAATTAGTAATTTGTATTTATTAGTTATTGCTAATGATTTTTTAGATATATTATTTACTACAAAAAATAACATTAGCAACTTATTGAAGTTTATTTTTTTTAAAAAATCATATATCTATTTTCTAGATAAAGATAATTATTAAAAATAAGATGAATTAAGTTTTATATCATATATATGGTACTATTTGAAAAGATATAAAGCTATATTTTATTAAAATGTTTTTCACATATGTATTGATCATTATACATAGTATACATTTTATTGATTTAATATAATTATATCAGATAATATTACTATTTATTGATTTATTAAGAATAATAGCATTTTCTATGTCTTTAATACTTAATCTTAAACGACCTTGACGATCAATTTCTAAAACTTTTACAGATATTATCTGATCAATTTTTAGATAGTCAGATACTTTATCTACTCTTTTATCAGCAATTTGTGAAATATGTACTAAACCTTCTTTTCCAAATCCAATCGAAACAAAAGCACCAAAATCAACAATACGAGTTACTTTTCCTGAATAAATCCTACCTACTTCAATTTCAGCTGTAATTTCCTCAATTCTTCGAATAGCATGTTTTGCTTTTTCTCTAATGTTAGCAGATATTTTTACTGTACCATCATCTTCAATTTCAATGATAGTTCCAGTTTCTTCAGTAAGCATTCTAATAACAGAACCTCCTTTACCTATTACATCTTTGATTTTTTCAGGATTTATTTTAATAGTATGGATACGCGGTGCAAGTTCAGAAATTTCACTTCTAGACTTACTTAAAGCTTGATTCATTACATTTAGAATATGTAATCGAGCAGATCTTGCTGAATTTAAAGATGCATGTATAATTTCTTTAGTAATACCTTCTATCTTCATGTCCATCTGTAATGCTGTAATACCTTTATCTGTTCCAGAAACTTTAAAATCCATATCTCCTAAATGATCTTCATCTCCTAAAATATCTGAAAGTAATACATATTCCTCACCTTCTTTAACTAACCCCATAGATATTCCAGCAACAGCAGATTTAATAGGAACACCAGCATCCATTAAAGCTAAAGATGCTCCACAAACAGAAGCCATAGAAGAAGAACCATTAGATTCAGTAATCTCAGATACTATTCTAATAGTATAAGGAAACTCTTCTAATTTAGGCATGACTGCTAATAGACTTCTTTTTGCAAGACGACCATGTCCAATTTCACGTCTTTTAGGTGATCCTACTGCTCCTATTTCTCCAACAGAATAAGGAGGGAAATTATAATGAAACAAAAAATTATCTGTTCTATCTCCTAATAATTCATCTAAATTTTGTGCATCTCGAGAAGTTCCTAAAGTCACTGAAACTAAAGATTGAGTTTCTCCTCTTGTAAATAAAGCAGAACCATGTGTACGAGGTAAAATTCCTGTACGAACATCTAACGCACGAATCATATCTTTTTCACGTCCATCAATGCGTATTTCATTGTTTAATATACGTTTGCGTACAATTTTTTTTTCAATTTTTTGAAAAATATCTTCTATTTCTGATAAAGAAACATTTGAATTATCATCAGAGCATGTTTTTATTATCTCTTCTTTAATCAAAATTAACTTTTCAGATCTTTCTTGTTTATTAAATATTAAATAAGCAGAACTTATTTCTTTTTCAAATAATTCGATAATTTTAATTTCTAATGTTTTATTAGTGTCTGGATAAGATATAGTCCATGGTAATTTACTAGCTTCATTTGATAAAGAACGAATATTATTAATTACTACTTGTTGTTGTTGATGACCAAAAATAATAGCTTCAAGAATTTTTTCTTCACTAAGAATTTTTGATTCTGCTTCTACCATAAGAACAGCATTCTGAGTACCTGAAATTACTAAATCTAAGGAACTATTTTTCATGTCTTCACTAGTAGGATTTAATATATATTGATTATTAATATAACCAACCCTAGCAGCACCGACTGGTCCATAAAATGGAATCCCTGATAAACTTAATGCTGCTGATGCTCCTATAATAGAAATTATATCGGGGTTAATCTGAGGATTTACTGATACAACTGTAGCAATAATTTGAATTTCATTTAAAAAATTTTTAGGAAATAAAGGACGAATAGGTCTATCAATTAATCTAGCTATTAATATTTCATTTTCACTAGGACGACCTTCTCTTCTAAAAAAACCACCAGGTATACGACCTGCAGCATACGTACGTTCTTGATAATTAACAGTAAGTGGAAAAAATTTCTGTCCGATATGCGTTTTTTTTTGTCCTACAACAGTTACAAAAACTGCTGTATCATCCATACTAGCCATAACAGCAGCTGTAGCTTGTCTAGCCATTATTCCTGTTTCTAAAGTAATAGTATATTGACCATATTGAAATTTACGTACAATGGGATTTAGCAAAATAATATCCTTAACATGAAACTAATTTTTTAATCACTATAAATTACATTTTTTAAACTTTAATATATGAATAAATATTAATATTTCTTCATAAAGTTTAAATAAAATTGTAAAAAAAGGGCTAACAAAGCCCTTTGTAAAAAAATATGTTTTAATTAAAAACAAATTGTTTATTTTTTAAAATAACTATTTACCGTCTTAAATGCAAATCGTTAATTAAAATAGAATAACGAGAGATATTTTTTTTCTTTAAATAATCTAATAATTTACGACGTTTAGAAACCATGTTCAACAAACCTCGACGACTACAATGGTCTTTTTTATGTTCAGAAAAATGTATTTGAAGATTATTAATTTGAGTTGTTAACAACGCAATTTGAACTTCTGTTTTTCCACTATCTTGTTTATTTTGACCATATTTTAAAATAATTTTTTTTGTATCTATTGCACACAGAGACATATAATACTCCATATATTAAAATCAATATTAAACATGTAATTTAATTAAGTCATTGGAAAATAATATCATGCTCATCTTAAATTTAATAGTGTAGAACTTAGTTAGTAGTATGCATTAGAAAGTAATCGATACGGTATTAATAATTCTTCTTTTTTAATTTTTCCCAAACCAATAAATTTTTTATCTTCATCTATTACACGTACTAAGCTATTTTGAATGTTAGAACTAACATTTAATACCTGTCCTAGCTTAAAATAGTAAGCTTGTTTTGAAGAAATATATACTGCTGGTAAAAAAGATATAGGACTATCTATAGGCATCAATAAATTATCGATCTTTTCAAAAACATTAATATTGTCAATTTTTTCTCTATTTAATAATTTATATAAATCAGATATTTTTACTAGTTTATTATAAGAATATGATGCTACCTGTAAACGTCGTAAGAAAACTACATGAGCTCCACAACCTAATTTTTCTCCTAGATCTTCGACAAGAGTTCGAATATATGTACCCTTAGAACAAAATACTTTAAATTCAATTAAATTATTTTTTTGAAAAATATGATCAATTTTATATATTGATATTTTTCTTATACTACGCTGAATATTTAAACCTTGACGTGCATATTTATATAAAGGTATACCATTACATTTTATTGCTGAATACATTGAAGGAATTTGATTAATTAGACCAGTAAGCGCTTTTATAGATGCATCGAGTTGATAAGATGTAAATAAAATAGGACGTTTTTTAATTACAACACCATAAGAATCAGATGTAGATGTTTTTTCTCCTAATTTTGCAATTACATGGTATCGTTTGTTAGAGTCTGTCAAATAACTAGCAAATTTT encodes the following:
- a CDS encoding leucyl aminopeptidase — translated: MKFLMKNCNLDKEQTDCIIVNIFDSCQLSHSAHYLDKCSNGHITSLLKLGDMKGKIGDILILYNVPNIVCNRILLVGCGKKNQIKKSNIKKILKKTIKMIKQISIKNVIYSFTEMNINVTSNVYWTTRFIILSIKEILYKIVKINDLYKKIFDLDIISFNFFEKNDLPTAKIALKHALAIDCGITAAKNISNLPPNICNPLYLSYTAQKLSKKYKETITVEIIDIEEMKNLGMNAYVSVGSGAKNKPFMSVIKYSRNVNNNPVIALVGKGLTFDSGGISIKPSYNMHEMKYDMCGAAAVYGALIMVAELNLPLNVIGILSGCENMLGSNAFRPGDVLTTMSGQTVEILNTDAEGRLVLCDSLTYVERFSPSIVIDIATLTGACVTALGESISGFFTNNEDLSEELNRASKETDDKIWRLPLFTEYKKGLNSSIANISNIGTSKAGAITAACFLSYFTEKYHWAHLDIAGTAWQSSNKGATGRPVELLCQFLLNQVKNH
- the argF gene encoding ornithine carbamoyltransferase, which produces MNDLYQRDCLRLLDFTTEELKKIIALAQKLKNNKKNNQEIPLLKKKNIALIFEKESTRTRCSFEVAAFDQGANVTYLGPGSTHLGKKESIQDTAKVLGRLYDGIQYRGHHHKTIEVLAKYSQAPVWNGLTEKFHPTQLLADLLTIKEIFPNKKFHEIKCAYVGDTRNNMGNSLLEAASLVGLDLRLVAPKECWPEKNLLTFCQKQAQNKKGQIICTENISNGVNNVDFIYTDVWVSMGESEETWNTRIQLLSSYQVNRSMLDLTKNNEVKILHCLPALHDQKTTIGKSILKKYGFENGMEITDDIFQQHQNTIFEQAENRLHTIKAVLVSSLLKNINF
- the pyrB gene encoding aspartate carbamoyltransferase, coding for MRNPLYKKNIISINDLHRNELELVLKKSAILKKTPHSNLLKNKIIASCFFEASTRTRLSFETAMYRLGASIIGFSDGNNISLGKKGETLADTIAVISSYVDAIIIRHPQEGSARLASEFSNGVPVFNAGDGSNQHPTQTLLDLFTIKETQNRLTDLNIAIVGDLKYGRTVHSLTQALAKFKSNKFFFISPDALKMPNYINDMLDKKDIFWKRHNNIEEIISEIDILYMTRVQKERLDSTEYANAKAKFVLHSSTLKNARSNLKILHPLPRIDEIDHDVDYTPYAWYFKQAANGIYARQAILSLVLIEKHLK
- the pyrI gene encoding aspartate carbamoyltransferase regulatory subunit — translated: MQINKLQVEAIRSGSVIDHIPANIGFKLLSLFRFTETEKRITIGLNLPSQKLGKKDIIKIENTFLSDDQINQLAIYAPYATVNYINNYNLVGKTFPNLPKKIDRILICPNSNCISHDNFITSSFIFQKDKFHNITLKCKYCEKEFSKNIVLS
- a CDS encoding Rid family detoxifying hydrolase — its product is MKNIINSEHAPKPIGPYSQAIQINNILILSGQIPIDIISNNIPENIAEQTHIVLTNIKSILIASHFHVKDIVKTTIFTTDLKNINIINKIYMQFFIDNQSAFPARSCVEVQALPKNVKIEIESIAFKK
- a CDS encoding DEAD/DEAH family ATP-dependent RNA helicase; this encodes MTHIESTFSFLGLNPFIIQSLTEMGYVKPSPIQAACIPLLLEGRDVLGMAQTGSGKTAAFSLPLLHNLDINLKAPQILVLAPTRELAVQVAEAFSDFSKYMIGVHVLPLYGGQRYELQLRSLRQGPQIVVGTPGRLLDHLKRGTLKLSNLHGLVLDEADEMLRMGFIEDVETIMAQIPKEHQTALFSATMPEAIRRISKRFMKNPQEIKIQSNITTRPDIKQSYWMVYGRKTDALIRFLEAEDFSATIIFVRTKNATLEVSEALERNGYNSAALNGDMNQALREQTLERLKNGRLDILIATDVAARGLDVDRISFVINYDIPMDSESYVHRIGRTGRAGRAGRALLFVENRERRLLRNIERTIKQSIPEVQLPKIELLSQRRLEQFAKKVQQQLESRDLEQYTALLDKLYSTDDLDIKTLAAALLKMAQGERPLIIKPDTVNRFSKDSLFKDERRREDNRNNRQRRERRENKDMDLYRIEVGRNDGVEVRHIVGAIANEGNINSRHIGNIKLFSSYSTIELPKSMSKDLLQQFNRTKILNKLINIKLLRDSRLYDTKTSNRIVFNKDKHNNRRFSENRINKSSISKNEPKASFFRRKSV
- the pnp gene encoding polyribonucleotide nucleotidyltransferase; amino-acid sequence: MLNPIVRKFQYGQYTITLETGIMARQATAAVMASMDDTAVFVTVVGQKKTHIGQKFFPLTVNYQERTYAAGRIPGGFFRREGRPSENEILIARLIDRPIRPLFPKNFLNEIQIIATVVSVNPQINPDIISIIGASAALSLSGIPFYGPVGAARVGYINNQYILNPTSEDMKNSSLDLVISGTQNAVLMVEAESKILSEEKILEAIIFGHQQQQVVINNIRSLSNEASKLPWTISYPDTNKTLEIKIIELFEKEISSAYLIFNKQERSEKLILIKEEIIKTCSDDNSNVSLSEIEDIFQKIEKKIVRKRILNNEIRIDGREKDMIRALDVRTGILPRTHGSALFTRGETQSLVSVTLGTSRDAQNLDELLGDRTDNFLFHYNFPPYSVGEIGAVGSPKRREIGHGRLAKRSLLAVMPKLEEFPYTIRIVSEITESNGSSSMASVCGASLALMDAGVPIKSAVAGISMGLVKEGEEYVLLSDILGDEDHLGDMDFKVSGTDKGITALQMDMKIEGITKEIIHASLNSARSARLHILNVMNQALSKSRSEISELAPRIHTIKINPEKIKDVIGKGGSVIRMLTEETGTIIEIEDDGTVKISANIREKAKHAIRRIEEITAEIEVGRIYSGKVTRIVDFGAFVSIGFGKEGLVHISQIADKRVDKVSDYLKIDQIISVKVLEIDRQGRLRLSIKDIENAIILNKSINSNII
- the rpsO gene encoding 30S ribosomal protein S15, whose translation is MSLCAIDTKKIILKYGQNKQDSGKTEVQIALLTTQINNLQIHFSEHKKDHCSRRGLLNMVSKRRKLLDYLKKKNISRYSILINDLHLRR
- the truB gene encoding tRNA pseudouridine(55) synthase TruB; this encodes MFLQKKRNIHGLLLLDKPLGISSNHALQKVKCIFNAKKAGYIGTLDPLATGMLPICFGECTKFASYLTDSNKRYHVIAKLGEKTSTSDSYGVVIKKRPILFTSYQLDASIKALTGLINQIPSMYSAIKCNGIPLYKYARQGLNIQRSIRKISIYKIDHIFQKNNLIEFKVFCSKGTYIRTLVEDLGEKLGCGAHVVFLRRLQVASYSYNKLVKISDLYKLLNREKIDNINVFEKIDNLLMPIDSPISFLPAVYISSKQAYYFKLGQVLNVSSNIQNSLVRVIDEDKKFIGLGKIKKEELLIPYRLLSNAYY